TTGTGCCACGCGCCGCTTAGCGTAAGCATTCCATTTACGGCGCCGCCCCACGAAGGGATGATCATCGCAAGTGAAATTGCAGCGCCGAGCGAACCGGCCCAATCTGGCAGGGCGGTATATTGAAGGTGGTGTGCGCCTATCCATACGTATCCGAAAATCAGCGCCCAAAAATGGAGAACGGAAAGCCTGTATGAAAAGACAGGTTTTTCCGCCTGTTTCGGTATGAAGTAATACATTATGCCGAGGAAACCTGCCGTGAGGAAGAATCCGACAGCATTATGTCCGTACCACCACTGTATCATTGCGTCGTGTACGCCTGAGAAAAGTGAATACGATTTAAACAGGCTAATCGGAATAGCAAGGCTGTTCACCACATGCAGGTAGGTGATCATCACCATCATCGCGAGAAAAAACCAGTTAGCAACGTATATATGGGAATTTTTGCGGTTCGCTAGTGTCATTACAAAGTTGATCAGATAGGATAACCATGAAAGCGCTATCAGGATATCAAGGGGCCATTCAAGCTCTGCGTACTCCTTCCCCTGTGTGAGGCCAAGGGGCAGGGTGATAACAGCGCCGACTATCACAAGGTTCCATGTAATGAATGTGAACCAAGCCATTTTATCGCTCCAAACCCTCACACCGCACGTTCGCTGAACGATGTAAAAGGATGAAGCCATTAGAATGCACCCGCCAAATGCGAATATTACCGCGTTTGTGTGAAGTGGGCGCAGTCTGCCAAATGTTATATACGGAATATCAAAATTCAGGGCAGGCCAGGAAAGTTCAGCGGCTATATATGTGCCTAACAGCGTTCCAACGACCAAATAGAGCACGGCACAAAAAGTAAACCACTGGACTATCTTGAAATTATAAAAACTTTCTCCATTTTCAGACACTCATTCCTCCTTAAAAATATAGAAAAGGCAAGTATGTATTTGTTAAACACAATATATATTTGTCGCAAAACTAATTCCATGGCCTCCCTTCAGGAAAGGCATCCGATGATCTAAAAATATGTAAACCTGTATTCATTTAAATGTTTGATTTCCCGTTTCCCTTGTTTACCAGAGTGGTTGCAGAATTCTTTTTATCATTAATTTCTATAGCTGTAATGCCATGTGTATCGGAAAAGAAATTCATCAGACGTGTTACGGCGGGATTCAAGTTGTCGACATTGACGTGAGGAGCGGTCAGTTCGTTATGTCTTTTCACAAGAGTGTCGAATTTATAAGAATCAAGAAATTCCATCAGAAGGAGCTGTCCCTTTTGCCACATCTCATGCAGTGGACATATCTTGTCACGAGGGCAGGTCCCTTCGCAAAGAAGGCAGTCGTTAAGGAAGATGGAGCCTTCAACCCCTTCAATCACGGATTTCACCGAAATGTTCTCCGGTAAAAGATTCAGTTTAATGCCGCCACTCTTCCCCTTAGCAGAGGAAATAATCCCTGATATGATTAAAGACTGAATGATCTTTTTCAGAAATGGCTGTGGTATATCCTGTATTTCTGAAATCTCTGCAGTGGTGCAGATTTCGTTTTTTATTGAAAGATGGAATATGGTTCTTAAAGCGTATTCCCCTTTTCTTGATAACCTAAACAATACTAAAAAGACCCCCTTTGTCTATTAACTATGGGGGCCAGTTTAGTCACATTTAAAATGCTCGTCAACTATTTTTTGAAGTATTTTTATTTATGAATTTGCTCGTTTCAATCGGTTAATATTGCTTAAATATACAGCATTATTTGAGGTAATTCCCGTGAATACCTGAATAAATCTGCATTTGGTAGAAAATTACAGCACACTGGGTGATGTTTCTCAATAATTCAAATTGAAGTATTCAGTGACTCCGATCCAATTTCACTTTTTATTGCATTTGCAAGTTCTTTTGTCTTTTCCTTCAAGGAGTCCAGGAGTTCATCGAAAAGAGGTGGCTTTGTTTTTGTTTTGATAGCCTTGATAGAATCTTTGTTCCAGTCGGAAATCAAATTTTGCATATCCGTTAGAATTTTGTTTTCATTCTCAGTTGCCCAAACCATGAAAGAAATATATGAATTAGTGCCAATATAATCGAAAAGTTCCATTCCGAATTCAATGAAATCATTATAATCTAGTGAAACTTCTCTTCCTGCCTGAGCTGCTCTGACCTTCCTGATTATTAAGTTCCCTTTTCCAATAATATCTGTCAAATCCATTACAAGTGAGGTCATCATTTTTATCCGCATTTGTTTAAAGTTATTTAATAATAACTTTTTGTTTTCGCGCTTTTCACTTCTGATATAGGTCCATGCGGCTACAACAACAGATAATGCTGTGGCAATATCCAAACTTACTGAAATGGTGGCAATGTCCATATTTCCCCAGGTTTCACATCAAAATGGTAAAAAGCGATATATTAATTTATAGAATCCATCTAGCCTTAGTTTTTAAATTAGCACGAAATAAATAGATTGTCGATCAGGAGGTATCCTGAGTCGACGTTGGTGACAATGGACAGGTTCAGGCGAGTGATTTTTGCATATTTATCTTTTCCAAATTCAGAAACGTTAAAACTGATATCTTGCCACACCCCTTTTTGAATTTCTTGCGGTTCTGTTTCCAGCCATGGCCGCTCGTTTTCAGTGGTAAGCACTATTCTTATCGATACCGGATCACTATCAAGTGTCGAAAGGTAGGCTTTAAACCTTGCCATCCCGGCTTGTTCTGTAATCCCGATATCCCTGCCGATAAATATCGAATCGCCGCGGCCTCCGCCGAAAAGAACGCGAAGAACGCTTACTCCGGCAATCAGGGTAAAATTTCCCAGCTCTGCCTTTCTGGTTGAATATGTTTCCAGTTTCCATTTATTGCTATCCTCGAGGTTGTCGAGTCCGGGAAGAGGGATTTGCCCAGCGGAGGCGAGAACGTTTTTTTCGATCTTGCGAGCGGTTTTGTCGAATATCTTTGCAGTACATTTTTCCATTCCGTTTTGCGATTGAAGAGGTTTTTCTGTCCAGACGAGTATCAGGCCTGTTTCAGGATCTTCAATTAGTTTTATGGCGCCACCTTCTATTAAAGATGTTCTCCAGTTGTTTCCCATAATATCGGTATCAAGCCTGTAGTGCGGCATCAAGCACCTCTCTCAATTGTAGACATCTCAAGTACCTTGGTTTCTTGGATAGAATTGTCCGCCTTTAAAACGATGAAATATTTTCCTGAGCGGCAATGAACAAACTGAATGCGGTTATGGTATTGCTGGAGCGTCGAGTAAGAAACACGTGGATGTTGCAGAATAATCGAGTTCAGGTAAGAAGGGAGTATCTCGCCATCGGTTTTATATATTTTTAAAAACGTATTCCACTTTAGGACGGTAATTAAGGAATCATTGAAATGGGCGTCCGAAATGCTTCCTGTTTCAAATTTTAAACTTGAGGCGCTCCCTCCGGTATCCGTATAGATATTTCCAAGGAAATCAACTTCAAAATGTGGCTTTGAGTCTGAGGCAACAGAATTCAGCATCCCTTTATATAACGCGGCATGATCACTCCACAATCCTGGCAGGAACGTGGATAATGGCACGAAAGCCCAAGATGGTTCATTCAGATCGTGATTTATGATCAGTTGGTCGCTTGCGACATCCGCAATTCTCGAAAATGAATGAAGCTTTACCTTTGATAACCACTTTATATATCCGTTGTCAGCCTGGCCCAAAAGCAAACGCTGTCCATTCAAGTCATCATATATTACAATTGTGAATTCGCTAACTCCACCAGCGTCTGCTAAATTTGCCGTATATGCTCCATGGATATTTTCCAATTGAATCGTAATTCCCTGTTCACTGAATGCGCAGTCTGTGATCTCATTGCTTTCAAGATTCATAAAATATGGTTCGTTTTCAAGGAAAAGTGCCGCAGGAGGGGCGTCGGTTCTTCCGCGTACGATCTTTATCCTTGAAGAAACCGTTATATCGGCATTTATTGTTCCACCGGTGCCAGGGGTGTCGGCATCAAGGATAGTTTTCAGGTCATGTGCTCCTGAAAGAGTATTCAGGTAGGAAACCGGGATAGAGAGGATGTTTTTCACGCCTGAAGGGGAAAGGCTGTAAAGCAGGAAATAACTGCCGGAAAATTCTGCCTCCTCAAACTGCCACCCGTTCAGCGGATTTATTGTCAGATCAGGACCTGGAGTTTTGAGCAGATCATTTTCTGTAGCATCGATCAACTCCTTATGACTTATCCTGCATGCCTTATTCCTGTATATCAGCCAAGTAGCGCCAAAGCCCCCTGTGACCGGCCTTTGAACAAGCGTGTCGATCAGTTGTACAGGGGGATTATCATCTATTCTTACAAGTCCATAGTTCCCGAGTGAATGGAAAATTGCCCGTACAGGTTTTTCCATTTTGTTGTTCCAGTCAATATCATTTGGAATATCAAATTTCATATCCTTGTCGATCAAGATGCCGGTGGAGAGCCGTTTCCAGCAAGCGGCAGTTATATCCAATATCAGTTTGATGAGTATAGAAGTCGCCTTGTGGTCAAATTTTCTGGAATCCATGATCGGCAGATAAAATGCGGTCATGAAAAAATTGTAGGCGGCAATTCCGTTAAAGTTTTCTAAATCACCGAATTTTTCTCCATATTCCTGGAGTAGGCTGAAAAAAGCCCTGGCGTTCTCCTCGCTGTTTCTGTTCGAACCGAAAATCCTGTCGCCTAGAATTTCCGCGATCGTATAAAGCAAAAGGTTGGGGAACATTTGTCC
This Nitrospinota bacterium DNA region includes the following protein-coding sequences:
- the ccoN gene encoding cytochrome-c oxidase, cbb3-type subunit I, coding for MSENGESFYNFKIVQWFTFCAVLYLVVGTLLGTYIAAELSWPALNFDIPYITFGRLRPLHTNAVIFAFGGCILMASSFYIVQRTCGVRVWSDKMAWFTFITWNLVIVGAVITLPLGLTQGKEYAELEWPLDILIALSWLSYLINFVMTLANRKNSHIYVANWFFLAMMVMITYLHVVNSLAIPISLFKSYSLFSGVHDAMIQWWYGHNAVGFFLTAGFLGIMYYFIPKQAEKPVFSYRLSVLHFWALIFGYVWIGAHHLQYTALPDWAGSLGAAISLAMIIPSWGGAVNGMLTLSGAWHKLRTDYVLRFLIIAVAFYAMSTFEGPLMSIRTVNALSHYTDWTIGHVHSGALGWVAMVGIGAIYHLIPRLWNTPLYSDNLVNVHFWMSTIGTVIYASSMWVSGIMQGLMWRAYDEQGSLLYTFAESVEAMHPYYALRFLGGLIFFLGTVLMLYNMVITINKSDRTVEA
- a CDS encoding Rrf2 family transcriptional regulator, whose translation is MFRLSRKGEYALRTIFHLSIKNEICTTAEISEIQDIPQPFLKKIIQSLIISGIISSAKGKSGGIKLNLLPENISVKSVIEGVEGSIFLNDCLLCEGTCPRDKICPLHEMWQKGQLLLMEFLDSYKFDTLVKRHNELTAPHVNVDNLNPAVTRLMNFFSDTHGITAIEINDKKNSATTLVNKGNGKSNI